The DNA window ATCGGTTTGGGAAAAAACCGCGGCATCCGTCCCGCCCCTCGCTGGTTTCCGGGCGCTCGTGCTGCTACAACGGGCCGATTCGAACATGAAAGCAACGCCTTCGGGCCGGAATTCGACACCATGCGCAAAGCGACGGTGGAGCGGAAAACCAAGGAGACTTTGGTCAAAGTCTCCGTCAACCTGGACGGAACCGGGGCCTTTCGCGTCGCCACCGGCATCGGCTTTCTCGACCATATGCTCGAGCAGCTCTCGCGCCACAGCCTGATCGACCTCGAGGTCGAGGCGAAGGGCGACCTGCACATTGATTACCACCACACCACCGAGGACGTCGGCATCGCCGTGGGCGAGGCCGTCGCCAAGGCGCTCGGCGACCGCAAGGGTATCGCTCGTTTCGGCCAGGCGCTCTCGCCCATGGATGAAACGTTGACCGAGGTGGCTCTGGACGCCTCCAACCGTCCCTATCTGGTGTGGAAGGTCGCGTTTTCGAAGCCGAAGCTCGGCGAAATGGATACCGAACTGTTTCGCGAGTGGTTCCAGGCGTTCGCCCAGGCCGCCGGGGTGACGTTGCACGTGCGCAACGCCTACGGCGAGAACAACCATCATATCGTCGAGTCCTGCTTCAAGGGACTTGCCCGCGCGCTGCGCCAGGCGGTGGCGATCGATTCGCGCCGGCCCGATGCGGTGCCGTCGACCAAGGGCGTTCTCGGCGGCTCGTTGTAGCCGGATCGGGAACGA is part of the Rhodospirillales bacterium genome and encodes:
- the hisB gene encoding imidazoleglycerol-phosphate dehydratase HisB, which gives rise to MRKATVERKTKETLVKVSVNLDGTGAFRVATGIGFLDHMLEQLSRHSLIDLEVEAKGDLHIDYHHTTEDVGIAVGEAVAKALGDRKGIARFGQALSPMDETLTEVALDASNRPYLVWKVAFSKPKLGEMDTELFREWFQAFAQAAGVTLHVRNAYGENNHHIVESCFKGLARALRQAVAIDSRRPDAVPSTKGVLGGSL